AAGCGTTACATGAGTCTATCAGGGCGTGGGATGGAGGCGTAGATGCAATGACACCCACCCCTTGCACCCAGGGGTGCTTGAGGACCCGAGCAGCACTGAGGCGAAGGGTTGCGTCCCGGACCAGCAGCTTGGAGATGAGATCCTTGGCCCCCTCGGTGATGTGATCCCAGTCCTTGTCCGGGAATTCGTACTTGCCCTGCTGGATGCTCTCGAACAGGTGAGTCTGCGGAGCGAATATGACACAACGTTGTGTAAAACCGTTTTTTGTGGTAAAGCAGGAAGCAAACTGGTACATAGAGTGACAGGTGAGACAGACACGAGCGAGGAGTAATGGCTGATCAgaggagtcgggggggggggggggggtggggcacgTACCTGGCAGGTTCTGCAGGTTTCTCCGCGGTCCCAACCACAGTCGGTGCCACAGTGGCCTGTGAACGGGGGGCTGCCGCTGAGCAGGATGTAGAGGATGACCCCGAGACTCCAAAGGTCACAGCGCTTGTCGTAGAAAGAGGCCTCGTCAGTGAACACCTCGACTACTTCCGGAGCCATGTACTCTGCTGAGCCACACtgagaggaataaaaacacacggGAGAGTCACGTAACCATTTTCACATtgggtgtgcgcgtgtgtgtgtgtgtgtgtgtgtgtgtgtacactatATAAAATCAGATTGTTACCGGTGTGGTGAGCTCTGGAGTCGTAATGGGCGTACAGGCACTGCTGAGCTTCACTCCACTTCCCAGGTCAAAATCGCAGATCTTTACTGGGGACACCTGAGAATGAAAGACAGAAGAGAAGCTTTATACCAGTTTACGGAAAGACGAATGTCCTTTCAGCTTCCTGTCTTTTAAGAGTCTCTTACCCGATCAGTGTATTCACAGAGGATGTTTTCCAGCTTAAGGTCTCGATGGGCAATGCCTGCAGAACAGTgtccatgatgaaaatgaaactaCGCAATGAACCCACAGACTGCCATACAACACGGTGTTTGGTTGGTGTCCTACCTTTAGTGTGTAGGAAGTCAAGAGCTTGGGCAATGTCCCGGACCACCTTACTGGCCTCAAGCTCGTCAAAGTATCTCCGGTTCTGGATGTGTGTGAGAATGGAGCCTGAAGGAAGAGAAGACCGTTGTTGTAGCAATCTGCTCATTTataaaggagggaaaaaagctaataattagctttaattgttgagtttttttattttatacttacCACCACGCAGCTTTTCAAATACCAAATAAAAGCAGGAGTTGTCTTCAAAGAAATGGATCAATTCCAAAATGTTGCTGGAGGAAAATATTTCAAGATGCCAATTAGAATCGATATtatactttgtttgttttaatttagtttaaaaaaaaaaaaaatacactcacTTGTTTCCTTGACACTGGTAGAGAGTTTCCACTTCTCTAAAGACTCTGCTGCGGCTGTGCCCTGCACTCTTCTCTATGATCTtcgtaaaataaaatatattaggtttataaaaaacatttatataaacatttgaataattaCCTTCTCGTAAACCACAAAATTTGACCCGCCTTGCGTCATGATTGTCCGTCCGGTGCAACACAGAAAAGCACATGTCTTATTTTGTTACCTAAAACCATCCTTACTCACCTTCACAGCATACTCCTGTCCGTTCTGCAGACTTATGCATCCTTGAACTTTAGCGTAGGCCCCTTGGCCGAGCACCTCATCCGTCAGCTTGTAGAGATCTGAAGAAAGCATGACATTGTGGGCCTGCAGCAAAGGTTGGtgtcttttattttatctttacttTTTCCAACAATGTCAGCGTTAATTACCTTTAAAAGTGCCCATAGAGCTGTCTGTCGCTCTggatcttttcttcttttttcttttcgctgCATCGGGGATGTTCACTGGCTGGCTTTTCTCGACATCTGTAGCAACACAAAAGAACCCAgttgagagggaaaaaaaaaaaatgtttaaacactTTAGAGTTTGCCAGAGTGTTGCCGTGTTCACCCGAAGGTTTCGGTAGCTCCGGAGCTTGTGTACCTGTTGGGGCCGGGGAGAGGTGCCGTCTCCCTTCCAAAGTGACCCCGTTTTCCTGAGTTCCCCCACGGCTCTGCCCCACTTGGCCCAACGCCAGGGAGTTACCCTGTGACCGAGCGAAGGAGGCCGcacgggagggacgggggggacggggggcggggggagggaggggaaagtGCGAGAGAACCCAGAGTCAGTTCAGGTGGTGGTGCAGTAGAGAAGGCACGAGAGGGAATACATTATCCCTTTACTTTGTACTTTGTGAGAAATTACataaaaaagactaaataaaaacgTCCCACCAGCATGATTTCCCTTATGTGTGAAAAGCATGACCCACAGCAATTATAGAGATGTTTAAGTACTATTGCAACACAGCTTTTCTTAGCTTCCTCTTTGGGAACCCG
This is a stretch of genomic DNA from Pungitius pungitius chromosome 7, fPunPun2.1, whole genome shotgun sequence. It encodes these proteins:
- the mknk1 gene encoding MAP kinase-interacting serine/threonine-protein kinase 1, whose amino-acid sequence is MVRHSMMTEIQTFQHSLQGNSLALGQVGQSRGGTQENGVTLEGRRHLSPAPTDVEKSQPVNIPDAAKRKKKKRSRATDSSMGTFKDLYKLTDEVLGQGAYAKVQGCISLQNGQEYAVKIIEKSAGHSRSRVFREVETLYQCQGNNNILELIHFFEDNSCFYLVFEKLRGGSILTHIQNRRYFDELEASKVVRDIAQALDFLHTKGIAHRDLKLENILCEYTDRVSPVKICDFDLGSGVKLSSACTPITTPELTTPCGSAEYMAPEVVEVFTDEASFYDKRCDLWSLGVILYILLSGSPPFTGHCGTDCGWDRGETCRTCQTHLFESIQQGKYEFPDKDWDHITEGAKDLISKLLVRDATLRLSAARVLKHPWVQGNAPERGLPTPHVLQRNSSTKDLSQFAADAIAFNRQLSQHDEQREDVGVVVCPVRLSPPSNSRLARRRAQTNALRSSDFAAASDDLTA